A section of the Leptotrichia buccalis C-1013-b genome encodes:
- the guaA gene encoding glutamine-hydrolyzing GMP synthase, whose translation MKEKIIIIDFGSQYSQLIARRIREMEVYCEIMPLVDIEKIKNGEEKVKGIIFSGGPASVYEKDAPTVNPEVFNLNLPILGICYGMQLITHLNGGKVEKADSREFGKAVLEVENSDNPLFTGVKKSSNIWMSHNDHITELPKDFEIIAKTDSSIAAITNNNGIYALQFHPEVVHSECGTQILENFVFNICKCERNWKISSFIAEKTKFIKKTVGDEHVLLALSGGVDSSVAAVLINNAIGHQLTCMFVDTGLLRKDEGKKVLEYYKEHFDLNIVFVDAKDRFLNKLKGIDEPEAKRKIIGNEFIEVFNEEIRKLKGQEGAKFLAQGTIYPDVIESQSIKGPSHTIKSHHNVGGLPEDLQFELLEPLKELFKDEVRKVGHELGLPDTIIKRHPFPGPGLGIRVIGEVTPDKVKILQEADDIFIIELMEKGLYDKVDQAFVTLLPVKTVGVMGDQRTYEYVAAIRSVNTIDFMTATWSKLPYEFLEEVSNKIINKVNGINRIVYDISSKPPGTIEWE comes from the coding sequence GTGAAAGAGAAAATTATTATTATTGATTTTGGTTCACAATACAGTCAATTAATTGCCAGAAGAATTAGAGAAATGGAAGTTTATTGTGAAATTATGCCTTTGGTTGATATTGAAAAAATAAAAAATGGAGAAGAAAAAGTAAAAGGAATTATTTTTTCAGGAGGTCCTGCTTCCGTTTATGAAAAAGACGCTCCAACTGTAAATCCTGAAGTATTTAACTTAAATCTTCCTATTTTGGGAATTTGCTATGGAATGCAGCTAATTACACACTTAAATGGTGGAAAAGTTGAAAAGGCTGATTCAAGGGAGTTTGGAAAAGCTGTGCTGGAAGTGGAAAATAGTGATAATCCATTGTTTACAGGAGTAAAAAAATCTTCTAACATCTGGATGAGTCACAACGACCACATTACAGAATTACCAAAAGATTTTGAAATAATTGCAAAAACAGATTCATCAATCGCCGCAATTACAAATAACAACGGAATTTATGCACTTCAATTTCATCCAGAAGTAGTCCATTCTGAATGTGGAACACAAATTTTGGAAAACTTCGTATTTAACATCTGTAAATGTGAGAGAAACTGGAAAATTTCAAGCTTTATTGCTGAAAAAACAAAATTTATCAAGAAAACTGTCGGAGATGAGCACGTACTGCTTGCACTTTCAGGAGGAGTAGATTCATCAGTTGCCGCGGTTCTAATCAACAATGCAATTGGACATCAGCTTACTTGTATGTTCGTAGACACTGGACTTTTGAGAAAAGACGAAGGCAAAAAAGTTCTTGAATACTACAAGGAACATTTTGACTTAAACATAGTTTTTGTTGACGCAAAAGATAGATTTTTAAACAAATTAAAAGGTATAGACGAGCCTGAAGCCAAGAGAAAAATCATCGGAAATGAATTTATCGAAGTCTTTAACGAAGAAATAAGAAAACTGAAAGGACAAGAAGGTGCAAAATTCCTAGCACAAGGAACAATTTACCCAGACGTAATTGAATCTCAGTCTATAAAAGGTCCTTCACACACAATAAAATCTCACCACAACGTAGGAGGACTACCAGAAGACTTGCAATTTGAACTGTTAGAACCTTTAAAAGAACTATTTAAAGACGAAGTAAGAAAAGTTGGACACGAACTTGGACTTCCTGACACAATTATAAAAAGACACCCCTTCCCAGGTCCAGGACTTGGAATCAGAGTTATCGGAGAAGTAACTCCTGACAAAGTAAAAATTCTTCAAGAAGCTGATGATATTTTCATTATCGAATTGATGGAAAAAGGACTTTACGACAAAGTAGATCAAGCATTCGTAACATTACTACCTGTAAAAACTGTCGGAGTTATGGGCGATCAAAGAACTTATGAATACGTAGCAGCTATTCGTTCAGTAAATACAATCGATTTTATGACTGCCACATGGTCAAAACTGCCTTACGAATTCCTTGAGGAAGTGTCAAACAAGATTATAAACAAAGTAAACGGAATAAATAGAATTGTGTATGATATTTCTTCTAAGCCACCAGGTACTATTGAGTGGGAGTAA